In Micromonospora purpureochromogenes, a single window of DNA contains:
- a CDS encoding aldo/keto reductase, with protein sequence MEYTNLGRTGLSVSRLCLGTMNFGPQTTEPDSFAIMDRALEHGINFFDTANVYGWQTGEGITEQIIGRWFAQGGGRRDKVVLATKVYGKMGDWPNEQGLSARHIIRACEDSLRRLQTDVIDLYQMHHVSRSTPWEEIWQAMETLVAQGKVIYVGSSNFAGWHIAQAQAAAGRRNFLGLVAEQSIYNLLTRHVELEVIPAAQHYGLGVIPWSPLHGGLLSGVLRKMAEGGAARGASGRSADALAEHRATIEAYEKLCADLGHDPADVALGWLLSRPGVTAPIIGPRTVDQLDRSLGALTVDIDEATEKRLDELFPPVGNGGPGPEAWAW encoded by the coding sequence ATGGAGTACACGAATCTGGGACGCACCGGTCTGTCGGTGAGCCGGCTCTGCCTCGGCACGATGAACTTCGGGCCGCAGACCACCGAGCCGGACAGCTTCGCCATCATGGACCGGGCGCTGGAACACGGCATCAACTTCTTCGACACCGCCAACGTGTACGGCTGGCAGACCGGTGAGGGCATCACCGAGCAGATCATCGGCCGCTGGTTCGCCCAGGGCGGCGGCCGGCGCGACAAGGTGGTCCTCGCCACCAAGGTCTACGGCAAGATGGGCGACTGGCCCAACGAGCAGGGCCTGAGCGCCCGCCACATCATCCGGGCCTGCGAGGACTCGCTGCGCCGGCTCCAGACCGACGTGATCGACCTCTACCAGATGCACCACGTCTCCCGGAGCACGCCGTGGGAGGAGATCTGGCAGGCGATGGAGACCCTGGTCGCCCAGGGCAAGGTGATCTACGTCGGATCGTCCAACTTCGCCGGTTGGCACATCGCCCAGGCGCAGGCGGCCGCGGGCCGGCGCAACTTCCTCGGCCTGGTCGCCGAGCAGTCCATCTACAACCTGCTCACCCGGCACGTCGAGCTGGAGGTCATCCCCGCCGCGCAGCACTACGGGCTGGGCGTCATCCCCTGGTCGCCGCTGCACGGCGGCCTGCTCAGCGGGGTCCTGCGCAAGATGGCCGAGGGCGGCGCCGCGCGGGGTGCCAGCGGACGCTCCGCCGACGCGCTGGCCGAGCACCGGGCGACCATCGAGGCGTACGAGAAGCTCTGCGCGGACCTCGGGCACGATCCGGCCGACGTGGCGCTGGGCTGGCTGCTCTCCCGGCCCGGGGTGACCGCCCCGATCATCGGCCCGCGCACCGTGGACCAGCTCGACCGGAGCCTGGGCGCGCTGACCGTCGACATCGACGAGGCGACGGAGAAGCGCCTCGATGAGCTGTTCCCGCCGGTCGGCAACGGCGGCCCCGGCCCGGAGGCCTGGGCCTGGTGA
- the thpR gene encoding RNA 2',3'-cyclic phosphodiesterase — MRLFVAVYPPPAAVAHLTDRLAGLRIGAASAAGINVRLADPANLHVTLAFLGDVEADRLVDVESTLGLAAETSRAGRVGAPRLRLGGGGRFGRGRFTVLWVDLLGDVEALNVLGRLIRMGLRRNRLPHDEKPFRPHLTIARPGDRIDPTDVEADRAALGGYEGPEWPATELVLVRSHPGPRPTYDRLAAWPL, encoded by the coding sequence GTGAGACTCTTCGTCGCGGTCTACCCGCCGCCCGCCGCGGTCGCCCACCTGACCGACCGGCTCGCCGGGCTGCGGATCGGTGCCGCCTCCGCCGCCGGCATCAACGTACGCCTCGCCGACCCGGCGAACCTGCACGTCACGCTCGCCTTCCTCGGTGACGTGGAGGCGGACCGGCTGGTGGACGTGGAGAGCACCCTCGGGCTCGCCGCCGAGACATCCCGCGCGGGGCGCGTCGGCGCACCCCGGCTCCGGCTCGGCGGGGGCGGCCGGTTCGGCCGGGGCCGCTTCACCGTGCTCTGGGTGGACCTGCTCGGCGACGTCGAGGCGTTGAACGTGCTGGGCCGGTTGATCCGGATGGGGCTGCGCCGCAACCGCCTCCCGCACGACGAGAAGCCGTTCCGCCCGCACCTGACGATCGCCCGCCCCGGTGACCGGATCGACCCGACCGACGTGGAGGCCGACCGGGCCGCGCTCGGCGGCTACGAGGGGCCGGAGTGGCCGGCGACCGAGCTGGTGCTGGTCCGCAGCCACCCCGGCCCCCGGCCGACGTACGACCGGCTAGCGGCCTGGCCCCTCTGA